One genomic region from Spirulina subsalsa PCC 9445 encodes:
- a CDS encoding PAS domain S-box protein: MIPTLILIVEDESHIASNLEHLLENIGYQTALVNSGEEAIQYLEETIPDLVLMDICLPGLLDGIQTVETIRERFSVPVVYLTAYADAETIERAKVTEPYGYLIKPFDVRELASVIRIALHKYMNDRALQSQQQWLTTTLKSIGDGVITTDQKGTVTFINPIAEKLTGWTQQEAVGKPITQIFRVCERHSKKVIPNVVKLVLNQQKTVEFSHSKSNYEREQNSKNQSLPERFLLQHPDHHLIPIDASASPLKNDQGELLGVVLIIRDITERQKYQYKLQELNAELEKKVKERTLELEETIQHLEAEIEQRQKTEVALRQSEERFRNLIETLSDWVWETNNQGICVYASPKLTDVLGYRPHEVVGKHLYSFMTATEAERVTEVVAPLWENRAPFHCIEYTAQHKEGYPVVLETSGVPLFNAKGEFQGYRGIDRDITERKQAQEALESSFATNRALLNTMPDPMVRLSRHGSFLNFKEGEGNGFLLPVWKCLGKTVRDALPPKIAEEFMSCIEQALTEETCPVLEYQLVRGEVVSHWEARFSVSMKQEEVMVILRDISERKQFEESLKSTNEQLRATTSRLSTLIENLQFGVLVKDESQRVVLTNQAFCDLFNIDIHPVTLIGASFADFPYSYQHLFVDGERFLEHHKNILAEGHVMSDEEIQLVDGRTFARDYVPIVVEGQEQGHLWMFRDITERKQQEQVLRASLQEKEVLLKEIHHRVKNNLQIVSSLLKLQSAYIEDEQAVMMFTDCYNRVRSMALIHEKLYRTEDLAHINAPDYITSLVHNLMSTYNSMNRVQMQVNVAEIYLDIDTAIPCGLIITELVSNAMKHAFPPPAQGIISIEFGQEGGELLLVVRDNGVGLPGHLDIEETESLGLQLVVNLTAQLEGELTVQGEGGTCFAIAFPQLEP; the protein is encoded by the coding sequence ATGATTCCTACCCTTATATTAATCGTTGAAGATGAAAGTCATATCGCTTCAAACTTAGAACATTTATTAGAAAATATTGGTTATCAAACCGCCTTAGTAAACTCTGGGGAAGAGGCGATTCAGTACCTAGAGGAAACCATTCCCGATCTCGTATTAATGGACATCTGTTTACCCGGTTTATTAGATGGCATCCAAACCGTAGAAACCATTCGAGAACGGTTTTCTGTCCCCGTTGTTTACTTAACGGCTTATGCCGATGCAGAAACCATAGAACGGGCAAAAGTCACAGAACCTTATGGCTATTTAATTAAACCTTTTGATGTGCGAGAATTAGCCTCTGTGATTCGGATTGCACTGCATAAATATATGAATGATCGCGCTCTGCAATCTCAACAACAATGGCTAACAACCACCCTCAAAAGTATTGGCGATGGGGTAATTACAACGGATCAAAAAGGCACCGTTACCTTTATTAACCCCATTGCAGAAAAATTAACCGGATGGACACAACAGGAAGCAGTCGGAAAACCCATCACCCAAATTTTTCGGGTCTGTGAACGCCATTCTAAAAAAGTAATTCCTAATGTAGTTAAATTAGTTTTAAATCAGCAAAAAACCGTAGAATTTAGCCATTCCAAAAGCAACTATGAACGAGAGCAAAATAGTAAAAATCAGTCTCTACCAGAACGGTTTTTACTCCAACACCCTGATCATCATTTAATTCCTATTGATGCTAGTGCTTCTCCCTTAAAAAATGATCAGGGTGAACTATTAGGGGTTGTTTTAATTATTCGAGATATTACCGAACGGCAGAAATATCAATATAAATTACAAGAACTGAATGCGGAATTAGAGAAAAAGGTTAAAGAACGCACCCTTGAGTTAGAAGAAACGATTCAACATTTAGAAGCAGAAATTGAGCAACGACAAAAAACAGAAGTTGCTTTAAGACAAAGTGAGGAGCGTTTTCGTAACTTAATTGAAACCTTAAGTGATTGGGTCTGGGAAACCAATAATCAAGGGATTTGTGTTTATGCCAGTCCTAAATTAACCGATGTTTTAGGCTATCGTCCCCATGAGGTGGTTGGCAAACATTTATATTCTTTTATGACTGCAACAGAAGCGGAACGAGTAACAGAAGTTGTGGCTCCTTTATGGGAAAATCGTGCGCCTTTTCATTGTATTGAATACACAGCACAACATAAGGAAGGATATCCGGTCGTTTTAGAAACCAGTGGAGTCCCGCTTTTTAATGCTAAGGGTGAGTTTCAAGGCTACCGAGGAATTGACCGGGATATTACGGAACGGAAGCAGGCACAGGAGGCATTAGAAAGTAGTTTTGCGACCAATCGTGCTTTATTAAATACTATGCCAGATCCTATGGTGCGGTTAAGTCGTCATGGCTCATTTTTAAATTTTAAAGAAGGGGAAGGCAACGGGTTTTTATTGCCTGTTTGGAAGTGTTTAGGCAAAACAGTTCGGGATGCTTTACCGCCAAAAATTGCTGAGGAATTTATGAGTTGTATTGAACAGGCACTGACGGAGGAAACTTGTCCAGTGTTGGAATATCAACTGGTGCGGGGTGAGGTGGTGAGTCACTGGGAAGCGCGATTTTCGGTGAGTATGAAGCAGGAAGAGGTGATGGTAATTTTACGGGATATTAGTGAACGGAAACAGTTTGAGGAGTCCCTAAAAAGTACCAATGAACAGTTAAGAGCAACGACTTCAAGGTTGAGTACGTTAATCGAAAATCTACAGTTTGGGGTGTTAGTAAAGGATGAATCGCAACGGGTGGTTTTAACGAATCAGGCTTTTTGTGATTTGTTTAATATTGATATTCACCCTGTGACGTTAATTGGGGCAAGTTTCGCCGATTTCCCCTATTCTTATCAACATCTTTTTGTCGATGGGGAACGGTTTTTAGAACACCATAAAAATATTTTGGCGGAAGGTCATGTGATGAGTGATGAAGAAATTCAACTGGTGGATGGTCGCACCTTTGCCCGAGATTATGTGCCGATTGTGGTAGAAGGACAGGAACAAGGCCATTTATGGATGTTCCGAGATATTACGGAACGGAAGCAACAGGAACAGGTGTTACGCGCTTCTTTGCAAGAGAAGGAAGTGTTACTGAAGGAGATTCACCACCGGGTTAAAAATAATCTACAAATTGTCTCTAGTTTGTTGAAATTACAATCAGCTTATATTGAGGATGAACAAGCGGTGATGATGTTCACGGACTGTTATAATCGGGTGCGTTCTATGGCTTTGATTCACGAAAAACTCTATAGAACGGAGGATTTAGCTCATATTAATGCCCCGGATTATATTACCAGTTTGGTGCATAATTTAATGAGTACCTATAACAGCATGAATCGGGTACAAATGCAAGTTAATGTTGCAGAAATTTACTTAGATATTGATACGGCTATCCCTTGCGGGTTAATTATTACGGAGTTGGTTTCTAATGCGATGAAACACGCTTTTCCCCCTCCTGCTCAAGGGATAATTAGTATTGAATTTGGTCAGGAGGGGGGGGAATTGTTATTAGTGGTGAGGGATAATGGGGTAGGGTTGCCGGGTCACTTGGATATTGAGGAAACGGAGTCGTTGGGGTTGCAGTTGGTGGTTAATTTAACGGCCCAGTTGGAAGGGGAGTTAACGGTGCAAGGTGAAGGGGGAACTTGTTTTGCGATCGCCTTCCCCCAACTAGAACCCTAG
- the modB gene encoding molybdate ABC transporter permease subunit: MIWQASLLSLKITTVASLLILALGLSLGIILARSRFPGRIFLSTLLNIPLVLPPSVVGYGLLLALGRGSFLKEGLGLDWVFTWQAGAIASTVVALPLMVESTRAAIANVNPELEEAARTLGSSEWDVLWHITLPLAHRGILAGFGLSIARAFGEFGATLMVCGNIPGRTQTLPLALYDAVQMQRYDLANTMVLIMTTIAFVLVGWVRYLENWGRN, encoded by the coding sequence ATGATTTGGCAAGCGTCCCTACTCTCCCTAAAAATCACGACTGTTGCTAGTCTTTTGATTTTAGCTTTGGGTTTAAGCTTAGGAATTATACTTGCTCGTAGCCGATTTCCGGGGCGAATTTTCCTCTCTACTTTGCTCAATATTCCCCTAGTTTTGCCGCCCAGTGTTGTGGGCTATGGATTACTATTAGCTCTAGGACGGGGTAGCTTTTTGAAAGAAGGATTAGGCTTAGATTGGGTCTTCACTTGGCAGGCGGGTGCGATCGCCTCGACGGTGGTCGCCCTGCCCCTCATGGTAGAATCCACTAGAGCCGCCATTGCTAACGTTAACCCAGAATTGGAAGAAGCCGCCCGCACCCTTGGTTCTTCTGAGTGGGATGTTCTCTGGCACATTACCCTACCCCTTGCCCATCGGGGTATATTAGCGGGTTTTGGTTTGAGCATTGCCCGCGCTTTTGGTGAATTTGGTGCAACGTTGATGGTTTGTGGTAACATTCCCGGTCGCACCCAAACCCTGCCTCTTGCCCTCTATGATGCCGTACAGATGCAGCGTTACGACTTAGCCAATACTATGGTCTTGATTATGACTACAATTGCTTTTGTTTTGGTCGGGTGGGTAAGATATTTAGAAAATTGGGGTAGAAATTAG
- the modA gene encoding molybdate ABC transporter substrate-binding protein: MKPALKFFLFLLIGLFIACGTSSPSPDRITLTVSAAANLNEVFPQISERWQEETGHSIAFNFGSTGQLVQQIERGAPVDLFAAANRQAIEDLDQKGLIASDTKALYAIGRIILWQRPESAVEIQTLEDLLKPEIQRIAIANPDHAPYGVAAREALQTVGLWEILQPKLIYGENIRQAQYYAETGNVDVAITALSLSIGKSGQWVLIPADLHQPLEQMLAVPKNAPHPQAAQEFANFINGEQGRGLMEKYGFVLPG, from the coding sequence ATGAAACCAGCACTCAAGTTTTTTCTCTTCCTGCTGATTGGTCTATTCATTGCTTGTGGAACCTCTTCCCCCTCACCAGACAGGATCACCCTTACCGTCTCAGCCGCCGCCAATTTAAACGAAGTTTTCCCTCAAATCAGTGAACGTTGGCAAGAAGAAACCGGACATTCCATTGCCTTTAACTTTGGTTCCACCGGACAACTGGTTCAACAAATAGAACGAGGCGCCCCAGTGGATTTATTCGCCGCCGCTAATCGTCAAGCCATCGAAGATTTAGACCAGAAAGGGTTAATTGCATCAGACACCAAAGCATTGTATGCCATAGGGCGAATTATCCTTTGGCAGCGTCCAGAGAGCGCGGTAGAGATACAAACCCTTGAAGACCTATTAAAACCAGAAATACAGCGCATTGCCATAGCTAACCCAGATCATGCGCCCTATGGTGTAGCTGCACGGGAAGCCTTACAAACTGTAGGACTGTGGGAGATCCTTCAGCCTAAGCTGATTTATGGGGAAAATATCCGTCAAGCCCAATATTATGCAGAAACGGGCAATGTAGATGTAGCGATTACAGCCCTTTCCCTTAGTATTGGCAAATCCGGGCAATGGGTACTGATTCCTGCTGACCTCCACCAACCTCTAGAACAGATGTTAGCGGTGCCGAAAAACGCCCCGCACCCCCAAGCCGCGCAAGAGTTTGCTAATTTTATTAATGGAGAACAAGGGAGGGGTTTAATGGAGAAATATGGTTTTGTCTTGCCGGGGTGA
- a CDS encoding Uma2 family endonuclease, with protein MHTPQENPPHLTPEEYFLWQEKQLEKHELINGQTYAMSGGSVNHSRIAVRLTRMIDTHLDGSHCITGNSDLRINILGTNNYTYPDVSVTCDERDQTTSQYITYPCLIIEVLSTSTEAYDRGNKFRLYRQNPLLIDYLLVSSTHIAIDLYHKNEAGDWLIFNYQGGDRIKLQSIDLSFPIEQIYRGLNLLENEQI; from the coding sequence ATGCATACCCCTCAAGAAAACCCACCCCATCTTACCCCCGAAGAATACTTTCTTTGGCAAGAAAAACAACTAGAAAAGCACGAACTAATCAACGGTCAAACCTACGCCATGAGTGGCGGCAGCGTCAATCATAGTCGCATCGCAGTCCGCTTGACCCGTATGATTGACACCCACTTAGACGGTAGCCATTGCATCACAGGTAACTCTGACCTGCGGATTAACATTTTGGGGACAAATAACTACACCTACCCTGATGTTAGCGTCACCTGCGACGAGCGCGACCAAACCACCAGCCAATACATTACTTATCCTTGCCTCATTATAGAAGTTCTTTCTACTAGCACAGAAGCCTATGATAGAGGCAACAAATTCCGGCTGTATCGCCAGAATCCCCTGTTGATTGACTATTTATTGGTGAGTTCTACCCACATCGCCATTGACTTATATCACAAAAACGAGGCGGGGGACTGGTTGATTTTCAACTATCAAGGCGGGGATAGAATTAAACTCCAAAGCATTGACTTGAGCTTCCCCATTGAACAAATTTATCGCGGTCTTAATCTGCTTGAAAATGAACAAATTTAA
- a CDS encoding GtrA family protein translates to MNPLKTRITNFYNNSVVRWWIIGLFFTGINFPVLYVLVELLHLPEIWATLLAAEISTLLRFPLNDRWVFGYRYPTLKRLWQYHVSTLSGFIIWWGGTVIFIEFFNIHYMISALLATCISVGWNMATNFLWVWKKKSSGE, encoded by the coding sequence ATGAACCCGCTAAAAACTCGTATCACTAACTTTTATAACAATTCCGTTGTTCGCTGGTGGATTATTGGGCTATTTTTTACCGGGATTAATTTCCCCGTTTTATACGTCTTAGTCGAGTTACTCCACCTACCCGAAATTTGGGCAACCTTACTCGCCGCAGAAATTTCCACATTATTACGTTTTCCCCTGAATGATCGTTGGGTTTTTGGCTACCGTTACCCCACCCTAAAACGCCTGTGGCAATATCATGTCAGCACCCTAAGCGGTTTTATCATTTGGTGGGGAGGAACCGTTATTTTTATTGAATTTTTCAATATTCATTACATGATTTCCGCTCTACTAGCAACCTGTATTTCGGTGGGGTGGAATATGGCGACAAATTTCCTCTGGGTTTGGAAGAAAAAATCATCAGGAGAATAA
- a CDS encoding ComF family protein: protein MKRWGWESFLSLFLSANCPLCDRRAEICLCSSCQRQLQRCQLPSSQGVWEQDIKGFAWGAYQGALKRAIAALKYNNHPQLAEPLGQWMGEAWLKTPPFPTPAQYVVVPIPLHPQRQQQRGFNQAELLARSFCRFTGLRLQSQGLKRDRETQAMYSLNPQERAENLKNAFCLGNPFQKRLPPSPVLLLDDIYTTGATIRSATQVLIQAGIPVAGVVTLAKTSFNHEPAKNSYH, encoded by the coding sequence GTGAAACGTTGGGGATGGGAGAGTTTTTTGTCGTTGTTTTTAAGCGCAAATTGTCCCTTGTGCGATCGCAGGGCGGAGATATGTCTCTGTTCAAGTTGCCAGCGTCAACTACAACGCTGTCAACTCCCCTCCTCTCAGGGGGTGTGGGAGCAGGACATCAAGGGGTTTGCTTGGGGAGCGTATCAAGGGGCGCTGAAACGGGCGATCGCGGCCTTAAAATATAATAATCACCCCCAACTGGCTGAACCCTTGGGACAGTGGATGGGGGAAGCTTGGCTCAAAACCCCTCCTTTCCCCACTCCTGCTCAATATGTAGTTGTTCCCATCCCCCTCCACCCACAACGTCAACAACAACGGGGATTTAATCAAGCGGAACTCTTAGCGCGGAGTTTTTGCCGATTTACAGGTTTGCGGTTACAATCACAGGGTTTAAAGCGCGATCGCGAAACCCAAGCCATGTACAGCTTAAATCCCCAAGAACGGGCAGAAAACCTAAAAAATGCCTTTTGTCTAGGCAACCCCTTCCAGAAGCGTCTTCCTCCCTCTCCTGTCCTCCTTCTAGATGACATTTACACCACAGGGGCAACCATTCGTTCAGCAACTCAAGTCTTAATCCAAGCGGGAATCCCCGTGGCAGGAGTGGTTACTTTAGCTAAAACCTCTTTTAATCATGAACCCGCTAAAAACTCGTATCACTAA
- a CDS encoding ferredoxin-thioredoxin reductase catalytic domain-containing protein, giving the protein MSSANTDKTQDDKVLDAMKSFAETYAKRTDTYFCSEPSVTAVVIEGLAKHKQELGAPLCPCRHYEDKEAEVKAAYWNCPCVPMRERKECHCMLFITPDNEFAGDQQEIAMEEIIKVRESLAS; this is encoded by the coding sequence ATGAGCTCTGCCAATACTGACAAAACGCAAGACGACAAAGTATTAGACGCGATGAAAAGTTTTGCGGAAACCTATGCGAAAAGAACTGATACTTACTTTTGCTCTGAACCCTCCGTCACAGCCGTAGTTATTGAAGGATTAGCCAAACACAAACAAGAATTAGGCGCCCCTCTCTGTCCTTGTCGCCATTATGAAGACAAAGAAGCTGAAGTGAAAGCCGCTTATTGGAACTGTCCCTGTGTACCGATGCGGGAACGCAAAGAGTGCCACTGTATGCTGTTTATCACACCAGATAACGAATTTGCTGGAGATCAACAAGAGATTGCCATGGAAGAAATTATCAAAGTTCGCGAAAGTTTAGCGTCCTAA
- a CDS encoding DUF309 domain-containing protein, which produces MSSSPLDQGIQQFNQQDFYACHDTLEAIWMEATEGERNFYQGILQIAVACYHLSNHNWRGTVTLLGEGTRRLRSYQPDYEGVNVSQLLADSLDLLSQVQQITPEAIPQWVQTTPYPKIYPVHADSP; this is translated from the coding sequence ATGTCATCGTCTCCCCTTGACCAAGGTATTCAGCAATTCAATCAACAAGACTTTTACGCCTGCCACGACACCCTAGAAGCCATTTGGATGGAAGCCACCGAAGGAGAGCGGAATTTTTATCAAGGCATACTACAAATAGCCGTCGCTTGTTATCATCTCAGTAATCATAATTGGCGGGGTACCGTCACCCTATTGGGAGAAGGAACAAGGCGATTGCGTTCCTACCAACCTGATTATGAGGGGGTGAACGTGAGTCAACTGTTAGCAGACAGTCTTGATTTATTGTCTCAAGTCCAACAGATCACCCCTGAAGCCATTCCTCAATGGGTTCAAACTACCCCTTACCCGAAAATTTATCCGGTTCATGCAGATTCCCCTTGA
- a CDS encoding LptA/OstA family protein, with translation MVQQFGLADFSRRWGVLLLLSGLATGLGVTVPAPNARAQVEDGRAITVLSDIQEANQVTGVVTARGNVQIFYPARDIKATSAQAQYFSQEGRIVLTGNVFVVQEGNTVRGETITYLIEEGRFIATPQANRQVESVYIISDPEAPRPTANAAPPTPFNPKPAFKEAYSEPVISNQ, from the coding sequence ATGGTTCAGCAATTTGGGTTAGCCGATTTCTCCCGCCGTTGGGGGGTTTTGCTCCTGCTCTCAGGCCTCGCCACTGGGTTAGGAGTCACAGTTCCCGCCCCGAATGCTCGCGCTCAAGTTGAAGATGGCCGAGCGATTACGGTACTTTCTGATATTCAAGAAGCCAACCAAGTTACAGGAGTCGTAACAGCGCGGGGCAATGTTCAGATTTTTTACCCAGCCCGGGATATTAAAGCCACTTCCGCTCAAGCGCAGTATTTCAGCCAAGAGGGGCGGATTGTTTTAACGGGAAATGTGTTTGTTGTTCAAGAGGGGAACACTGTACGGGGGGAAACGATTACCTATTTGATTGAAGAAGGGCGTTTTATCGCTACGCCCCAAGCGAATCGTCAAGTGGAATCGGTTTATATTATCTCAGACCCCGAAGCACCGCGCCCCACTGCCAACGCCGCCCCCCCCACTCCCTTTAATCCTAAACCCGCCTTTAAAGAGGCCTATAGTGAGCCAGTCATCAGTAATCAGTAG
- the lptB gene encoding LPS export ABC transporter ATP-binding protein: protein MTIVLQDIQKSYGKRTIVNRVSLKVSRGEIVGLLGPNGAGKTTTFYIATGLVKPNLGSVWLNGHEVTKLTINQRSHLGLGYLTQQASIFRNLTVSDNIRLVLEQNNMTHRQREQRLWQLLSEFRLEKVAKTLGRFVSGGERRRTEIARALASGKDGPQFLLLDEPFAGVDPIAVTEIQAIVAQLRDRNMGILITDHNVRETLEITDRAYILHDGEILASGNDKELYANTLVRQYYLGDNFQI from the coding sequence ATGACTATTGTTTTGCAGGATATCCAAAAATCTTACGGGAAACGCACGATTGTTAATCGGGTGAGCCTTAAGGTGTCCCGTGGGGAAATTGTGGGGTTATTAGGCCCCAATGGGGCGGGAAAAACCACCACCTTTTATATTGCGACGGGATTAGTTAAGCCTAATCTGGGGAGTGTGTGGCTAAATGGTCATGAAGTCACTAAGTTGACGATTAACCAGCGATCGCACTTAGGCTTAGGCTACCTCACCCAACAAGCGAGTATTTTCCGTAACCTCACCGTAAGCGATAATATCCGTCTGGTGTTGGAGCAGAATAACATGACCCATCGCCAACGGGAACAACGCCTCTGGCAACTGTTGAGTGAATTTCGTCTCGAAAAAGTGGCTAAAACCCTGGGGCGGTTTGTTTCAGGGGGGGAACGAAGACGGACAGAAATTGCCCGCGCTTTGGCTTCCGGGAAAGACGGCCCCCAGTTTTTGCTGTTAGATGAACCTTTTGCTGGGGTGGATCCCATTGCGGTGACAGAAATCCAGGCGATTGTGGCTCAACTGCGCGATCGCAATATGGGCATCCTAATCACCGACCACAACGTTAGAGAAACCCTCGAAATTACCGATCGCGCCTACATCCTCCACGATGGGGAAATTCTCGCCTCGGGAAATGACAAAGAACTGTATGCTAACACTTTGGTTAGGCAATACTATCTAGGAGATAACTTCCAAATTTAG
- a CDS encoding LptF/LptG family permease — MTIAHVNLFISRFLRLSLLDRYLIGELVPPFLFGVGLFSSLGVAVGTVFDLVRQVTEYGLLLDVAIKVLLLKVPEFAAYALPVSLLLTTLMTYSRLSGDSELIALRSVGISTYRLVVPTLIMSIVVTGLTFLFNELVVPAANYQAALTLERALNQEQPKFQENNIFYPEYTQIQDENGRSRPILSRLFYAEQFDGKNMKRLTVLDRTQDGVSQIVTSESASWNFRENKWDFVDGVIYLISSDGSFRNILRFDRQMLQLPRTPLDLAQRARGNQEMNIAQAQERLQILKLSGDEAELRKLKVRIQQKYAFPFVCIVFALLGAALGNQPQQTSRATSFGISVVVVFAYYLLFFVTGAMGLVGIFSPFVAAWLANMFGIVVGGLLLFRSANQFS, encoded by the coding sequence ATGACCATCGCTCACGTTAATCTATTTATCTCCCGATTCCTCCGCCTCTCCTTATTAGACCGTTATCTAATTGGCGAACTCGTACCCCCTTTCCTCTTTGGCGTGGGTCTATTTTCCTCCCTTGGGGTAGCCGTCGGCACCGTCTTTGATTTAGTCCGTCAAGTTACCGAATATGGTCTACTCCTAGACGTTGCCATTAAAGTTTTACTACTCAAAGTCCCCGAATTTGCCGCCTATGCCCTCCCTGTCTCCCTCCTCCTCACCACCCTGATGACCTATAGTCGTCTGTCGGGAGATAGTGAACTGATTGCTCTGCGCAGTGTCGGCATTAGTACCTATCGCTTGGTCGTCCCCACCCTGATTATGAGTATTGTCGTCACAGGATTAACCTTCCTGTTTAACGAGTTAGTCGTTCCGGCCGCCAACTATCAAGCCGCCCTGACCTTAGAACGAGCCTTAAACCAAGAACAGCCAAAATTCCAAGAAAACAATATTTTTTATCCCGAATATACCCAAATTCAAGACGAAAATGGCCGGAGTCGTCCCATTCTCAGCCGTTTGTTTTATGCCGAACAATTCGACGGCAAAAACATGAAACGCCTCACCGTATTAGACCGTACTCAAGACGGGGTAAGTCAAATTGTTACCTCGGAATCAGCTTCTTGGAACTTCCGAGAGAACAAATGGGATTTTGTCGATGGGGTGATTTATCTTATTTCTTCCGATGGTTCTTTCCGTAATATTCTGCGATTTGATCGGCAAATGTTACAGCTACCCCGCACTCCCCTTGACTTAGCGCAACGGGCGAGAGGAAACCAAGAAATGAATATTGCTCAAGCCCAAGAACGCTTACAAATCCTTAAATTGAGTGGAGATGAAGCGGAACTTCGGAAACTCAAGGTTCGCATTCAACAAAAATATGCCTTTCCCTTTGTCTGTATTGTGTTCGCTCTGCTCGGGGCAGCTTTAGGCAATCAACCCCAACAAACCAGTCGCGCTACCAGTTTCGGGATTAGTGTGGTGGTAGTGTTCGCCTATTATCTGCTCTTTTTCGTCACCGGAGCGATGGGTTTAGTGGGCATTTTCTCGCCCTTTGTTGCCGCTTGGCTAGCCAATATGTTTGGGATTGTAGTAGGGGGATTACTCCTCTTCCGTTCTGCCAATCAATTCAGTTGA
- a CDS encoding pentapeptide repeat-containing protein, protein MNAQELIARYEAGQTQFTGVSVSGANLFNADLIGIDLRQADLHGTILVFSYLSRAKLNKSNLQGAKLSGANLNQASLTGANLHSADLHGATLQEADLRSADLTLATLLDANLINADLRGAKLSGANLTGACLRGANLREEKRIYTAQLVGAILCQVDLQGSDLKGAELPKVNLSGANLREVNFRDANLTEADLTGADLTGAYLTDANLTGANLAGAILTQAKLERVWLMDADLTEVSLEGAVLPDARLSKANLNRANLSKARLNRADLSRASLKNANLEEASLIEAYCARTDFTGANFRQANLVRAELSSAVLTWVEWQGATMPDGSDYVAR, encoded by the coding sequence ATGAATGCTCAAGAGTTGATTGCTCGTTATGAAGCTGGACAAACTCAATTTACAGGAGTATCCGTCAGTGGTGCAAACTTATTCAATGCAGACTTAATTGGCATTGACTTACGCCAAGCAGACTTACATGGCACTATTTTAGTCTTTTCCTATCTCAGTCGTGCCAAGCTCAATAAAAGCAACTTACAAGGAGCCAAACTAAGCGGGGCCAATCTCAATCAAGCCTCCTTAACCGGGGCGAATCTTCATTCCGCCGATTTACATGGTGCAACACTACAAGAAGCCGACTTACGCAGTGCCGATTTAACCTTAGCCACCCTGCTTGATGCTAACTTAATCAATGCAGATTTACGCGGAGCAAAATTAAGCGGGGCGAATCTTACCGGAGCTTGTTTACGGGGGGCAAATTTACGGGAAGAAAAGCGCATTTATACCGCTCAATTAGTGGGGGCTATTCTCTGTCAAGTCGATTTACAAGGGTCTGATTTAAAAGGGGCAGAATTGCCCAAAGTTAACCTAAGCGGGGCGAATTTACGCGAGGTCAATTTCCGGGATGCGAACTTAACCGAGGCCGACTTAACCGGAGCCGATTTAACCGGAGCTTATTTAACCGATGCCAATTTAACCGGAGCCAATTTAGCCGGAGCCATTTTAACCCAAGCCAAATTAGAACGAGTTTGGTTAATGGATGCGGATTTAACCGAAGTGTCTTTAGAGGGGGCTGTATTGCCGGATGCTCGTTTGAGTAAAGCGAATTTAAACCGAGCCAATTTGAGCAAAGCGCGGTTAAATCGAGCGGATTTAAGTCGGGCAAGCCTGAAAAATGCCAACTTAGAAGAAGCATCCCTCATTGAGGCCTATTGTGCGCGGACAGACTTCACCGGGGCGAATTTCCGTCAAGCCAACCTGGTGCGGGCGGAGTTAAGTAGTGCGGTGCTGACTTGGGTAGAATGGCAAGGGGCGACGATGCCGGATGGGAGTGATTATGTTGCCCGGTGA
- a CDS encoding NAD(P)H dehydrogenase subunit NdhS gives MILPGTTVRVTNVDDTYYRFEGLVQRVSDGKAAVLFEGGNWDKLVTFRLSELESVNLKAGK, from the coding sequence ATGATTTTGCCCGGAACAACGGTTCGCGTTACGAATGTTGATGATACCTACTATCGTTTTGAGGGACTGGTTCAGCGTGTCAGTGATGGCAAGGCGGCTGTGTTATTTGAAGGGGGAAACTGGGACAAATTAGTAACATTTCGCCTTTCGGAGTTAGAATCAGTCAACCTGAAAGCGGGTAAGTAA